A genomic region of Halostagnicola larsenii XH-48 contains the following coding sequences:
- a CDS encoding enoyl-CoA hydratase/isomerase family protein: MVESLETVLVEYDEDRGVGTLTMNRPDALNALSAQLRDDIVAGLERLEERNDGADGVELRAVVLEGAGGKAFCAGADIGGFCGESSGGSSARSHYDFIRDFPAPVVAKVDGYCLGGGFETALACDFRLASESSTFGFPEVTLGILPGAGGVQDVTKIAGPAVAKELAMTGEHISAARADEEGLVNRVYADDEFDAEVDDFVTDLAGQAPLAVQAIKRSADMAVNSGLEEGIAYDRSLFQELLRTEDHAEGAAAFSEDREPEFEGK; this comes from the coding sequence CGGCACGCTCACGATGAATCGACCGGACGCGCTGAACGCGCTGAGCGCGCAACTGCGAGACGACATCGTCGCCGGACTCGAGCGCCTCGAGGAGCGAAACGACGGAGCCGACGGCGTCGAATTGCGGGCCGTCGTGCTCGAGGGGGCCGGTGGGAAGGCCTTCTGCGCCGGCGCGGACATCGGCGGCTTCTGCGGGGAGTCGTCCGGCGGCTCCTCGGCCCGATCGCACTACGATTTCATCCGCGACTTCCCCGCGCCCGTCGTCGCCAAGGTCGATGGCTACTGTCTGGGCGGCGGGTTCGAGACCGCGTTGGCCTGTGATTTCCGGCTGGCCAGCGAGAGCAGCACGTTCGGCTTCCCCGAGGTGACCCTCGGGATCCTGCCCGGCGCCGGCGGCGTTCAGGACGTCACGAAGATCGCCGGCCCCGCCGTCGCGAAGGAACTCGCAATGACCGGCGAGCACATCTCCGCGGCACGCGCCGATGAAGAAGGGCTCGTCAACCGCGTGTACGCCGACGACGAGTTCGACGCGGAGGTCGACGACTTCGTCACCGACCTGGCCGGGCAGGCACCGCTCGCCGTCCAGGCGATCAAGCGGTCCGCCGACATGGCCGTCAACAGCGGACTCGAGGAGGGGATCGCGTACGACCGCTCCCTCTTCCAGGAGTTGCTCCGGACCGAGGACCACGCGGAGGGTGCGGCGGCGTTTTCCGAGGACCGCGAGCCCGAATTCGAAGGGAAGTAA
- a CDS encoding thiolase family protein — protein sequence MNSAVIVDAVRTPFGKRDGSFRDTHPQDLAAEPLEALRERNGFEPETIEDVIYGCVTPVDEQGLNIARLAPMVAGWGDIVPGVQLNRMCGSGQQAANFAAANVMAGQHDVLIAGGVEHMTRVPMGSDGADGADGADSLTDTYFEHFDEVTHQGEGAERIAEEYDFSREELDEIAADSQRRWKEAWDDGRYNDQITPVTTELDGEKVVVEQDEHPRPGTDVETLSELPLSFREEGEGFHHPGNSSGIVDGSAALLIASEEAAAEHGWEPMARIRQTEVVGVDPITMLKGPIPATENVLEKADMTVGDVDLFEVNEAFAAVVAAWLEETDASWENVNVNGGAIAHGHPLGATGAMLLTKLVHELERTGQDTALSTMCIGFGQGVATILERI from the coding sequence ATGAACTCCGCAGTCATCGTCGACGCCGTCCGAACGCCGTTCGGCAAACGGGACGGCTCGTTCAGGGACACGCACCCGCAGGACCTGGCCGCCGAACCGCTCGAGGCGTTGCGCGAGCGCAACGGTTTCGAACCGGAGACGATCGAGGACGTGATATACGGCTGTGTCACGCCCGTCGACGAGCAGGGGCTGAACATCGCCAGGCTCGCGCCGATGGTCGCGGGCTGGGGCGATATCGTCCCCGGCGTCCAGCTGAACCGGATGTGTGGCTCCGGCCAGCAGGCGGCGAACTTCGCCGCGGCGAACGTCATGGCCGGCCAGCACGACGTGCTCATCGCGGGCGGCGTCGAGCACATGACTCGCGTTCCGATGGGCTCGGACGGCGCCGACGGGGCCGACGGAGCCGACAGCCTCACCGACACCTACTTCGAGCACTTCGACGAGGTGACCCATCAGGGCGAGGGAGCCGAGCGGATCGCCGAGGAGTACGACTTCTCGCGCGAGGAACTCGACGAGATCGCCGCCGATTCCCAACGGCGCTGGAAAGAAGCCTGGGACGACGGTCGCTACAACGACCAGATCACGCCGGTCACGACGGAGCTCGACGGCGAGAAAGTCGTGGTCGAACAGGACGAACATCCGCGTCCCGGGACCGACGTGGAGACCCTGTCCGAACTTCCACTGTCGTTCCGAGAGGAGGGCGAGGGATTCCACCACCCCGGCAATTCGTCGGGTATCGTCGACGGCTCGGCTGCGCTGCTCATCGCGAGCGAGGAAGCCGCCGCGGAACACGGCTGGGAGCCGATGGCCCGCATTCGCCAGACAGAGGTCGTCGGCGTCGACCCGATCACGATGCTGAAGGGGCCGATCCCGGCGACCGAGAACGTCCTCGAGAAGGCCGACATGACGGTCGGCGACGTCGACCTCTTCGAAGTCAACGAGGCGTTCGCCGCGGTCGTCGCCGCTTGGCTCGAGGAGACCGACGCGTCGTGGGAGAACGTCAACGTTAACGGCGGCGCGATCGCCCACGGCCACCCGCTGGGCGCGACCGGCGCAATGTTGCTGACCAAACTGGTCCACGAACTCGAGCGGACGGGACAGGACACCGCCCTCTCGACGATGTGTATCGGCTTCGGACAGGGTGTCGCGACGATCCTCGAGCGGATCTGA
- a CDS encoding amidase → MVAPPTRATAAGLARAIRDGEYSPTEVVDATLERIRQRNERTNAFVTVTDDLAREAAEDAARAIDEGEPLGPLHGVPVAIKDLDDVAGVRTTSGSLLYEDRVAESDSPFVARLKDAGAIVVGKTNTPEFGLGTTTDNRVAGPTGTPFDPDRVSGGSSGGAGAALADRLVPMAPGSDAGGSVRIPASFCGVYGLKPTQGVVPNVTRPNGFASHTPFSTKGPLARTVEDAALSLDVMAGTHPRDPFSVPKRGEYRDAVDRPVDELDIAYSPDMGVYPVDPDVRDVLEDAVSAFERAGATVDAIDPDLGHDNEEILDAYYTMATVRWRSLLENLSEEGFDPLGEDRDRLRPYLVDLVLDAEEPATRVYKRADVVRTDVLDGLADLFAEYDLLVTATCGTTPFPHGEEPAEIDGTEIEPYRGWVLTQPFNLTGQPAASAPSGFVGGLPVGMQIAGPRHADDDVIAASAALERRRPWRDAYPE, encoded by the coding sequence ATGGTCGCACCACCCACACGCGCGACCGCTGCGGGGCTCGCGCGGGCGATCCGGGACGGCGAGTACTCGCCGACCGAAGTCGTCGACGCTACGCTCGAGCGGATCCGCCAGCGAAACGAGCGGACGAACGCCTTCGTGACCGTCACCGACGACCTCGCTCGCGAGGCGGCCGAAGACGCGGCGCGCGCGATCGACGAGGGTGAGCCGCTCGGGCCGTTACACGGCGTCCCCGTCGCGATCAAGGACCTCGACGACGTTGCGGGCGTCCGAACGACCTCGGGCTCCCTGCTCTACGAAGACCGCGTCGCCGAGTCGGACTCGCCGTTCGTTGCCCGGCTGAAGGACGCGGGCGCGATCGTCGTCGGGAAGACCAACACGCCCGAGTTCGGGCTCGGCACGACGACCGACAACCGCGTCGCCGGGCCGACGGGGACGCCGTTCGATCCCGACCGCGTCTCGGGGGGTTCCTCCGGCGGGGCCGGCGCGGCGCTGGCCGACCGGCTCGTTCCGATGGCGCCCGGCTCCGACGCCGGCGGCTCGGTCCGGATTCCGGCGAGTTTCTGCGGCGTGTACGGCCTCAAACCCACGCAGGGCGTCGTTCCGAACGTCACCCGTCCGAACGGCTTCGCGAGCCACACACCCTTCTCCACGAAGGGGCCGCTAGCCCGGACGGTCGAAGACGCCGCGCTGTCGCTGGACGTGATGGCGGGGACTCACCCGCGGGATCCCTTCTCAGTTCCGAAGCGGGGCGAGTACCGCGACGCGGTCGACCGTCCGGTGGACGAGTTGGACATCGCGTACAGCCCCGACATGGGCGTCTATCCCGTTGATCCCGACGTTCGAGACGTGCTCGAGGACGCCGTCTCGGCGTTCGAACGCGCCGGCGCGACCGTCGACGCAATCGATCCAGACCTCGGACACGACAACGAGGAGATTCTGGACGCCTACTACACGATGGCGACCGTGCGATGGCGGTCGTTGCTCGAGAACCTCAGCGAGGAGGGGTTCGATCCACTCGGCGAGGACCGCGACCGGTTGCGGCCGTACCTCGTCGATCTCGTCCTGGACGCCGAGGAGCCTGCCACGCGGGTGTACAAGCGCGCGGACGTGGTTCGGACGGACGTGCTCGACGGGCTGGCGGACCTGTTCGCGGAGTACGACCTTCTCGTGACGGCGACCTGCGGGACGACGCCGTTCCCCCACGGCGAGGAGCCCGCGGAGATCGACGGCACCGAGATCGAACCGTACCGGGGGTGGGTGCTCACCCAGCCGTTCAACCTCACCGGCCAGCCGGCGGCCTCGGCCCCGTCCGGGTTCGTCGGCGGGCTCCCCGTCGGGATGCAGATCGCGGGCCCGCGACACGCCGACGACGACGTGATCGCCGCCAGCGCCGCCCTCGAGCGCCGGCGGCCGTGGCGCGACGCGTACCCCGAGTGA
- a CDS encoding ribonucleoside-diphosphate reductase, giving the protein MATEYTPSEMMDRESRSNRYYRNAVERHWDPGEIDLEQDVENLLAFIEISESYDRESWYGTLTGIAKFGAGEDAVTEDLAPLGTVLEDVDDQLFLTTQLYEEAKHADFFDRYWREVVWTVEDELGWERSDPRHERWFNDPYIELFDRNRKAQYRLLENDTPENRAKAYCHYHLTVEGILAQTGYYGMQTSYGGEFEGLPHLPGLVQGFTKIRSDEGRHVGFGMNQLKKLIAEGVDPHLVEKTVEDLLPLVQGITEDDRYQVDDPENRPGLEPGKLAEYAVEKHADRMRQITDAAADIPDVDDLVALEEDD; this is encoded by the coding sequence ATGGCAACGGAGTACACGCCGTCCGAGATGATGGACCGAGAATCCAGATCGAATCGCTACTACCGCAACGCGGTCGAGCGCCACTGGGACCCCGGCGAGATTGACCTCGAGCAGGACGTCGAGAACCTCCTCGCGTTCATCGAGATCTCGGAGTCATACGATCGGGAGTCGTGGTACGGCACGCTCACCGGCATCGCGAAGTTCGGCGCGGGAGAGGACGCCGTCACCGAGGACCTTGCCCCCCTGGGGACCGTCCTCGAGGACGTCGACGATCAGCTGTTCCTGACGACCCAGCTCTACGAGGAGGCCAAACACGCCGACTTCTTCGATCGCTACTGGCGCGAGGTCGTCTGGACGGTCGAGGACGAACTCGGGTGGGAGCGATCCGATCCTCGCCACGAGCGGTGGTTCAACGACCCCTACATCGAGCTGTTCGACCGCAACCGCAAGGCCCAGTACCGACTGCTCGAGAACGACACGCCCGAAAACCGGGCGAAGGCGTACTGTCACTACCACCTTACCGTCGAAGGAATTCTGGCCCAGACGGGCTACTACGGCATGCAGACCTCCTACGGCGGCGAGTTCGAGGGGCTACCCCACTTGCCGGGGCTTGTACAGGGGTTCACCAAGATCCGCAGCGACGAGGGTCGCCACGTCGGCTTCGGAATGAACCAGCTCAAGAAGCTCATCGCCGAGGGGGTCGATCCGCACCTCGTCGAGAAGACCGTGGAGGACCTGCTCCCGCTGGTACAGGGGATCACGGAGGACGACCGATATCAGGTCGACGACCCCGAAAACCGCCCGGGCCTCGAGCCGGGGAAGCTGGCCGAGTACGCCGTCGAGAAACACGCCGACCGGATGCGACAGATCACCGACGCCGCGGCCGACATTCCCGACGTCGACGACCTCGTGGCACTCGAAGAAGACGACTGA
- a CDS encoding 3-hydroxyacyl-CoA dehydrogenase family protein, whose amino-acid sequence MAQTSAAVVGGGIMGAGIAQVLARSGYEVAVREINEELAAEARERVISGNYGLEDAVEGGYLSEAEKDAVIERMTFTTDLEAATAGTEFVIEAVTEDLAIKGQVFRDLDEVTDDQPLYSNTSGFAVTSIANAVSDPSRVAVTHFFNPVAVMDMVEIVRAPETDEAVVERAEKLVDELDKTRVTIDDDPGSYGFIANRCHAAMREEAQKIVDEGIATEEQVDKALEDGYNLPVGPFSLAGIGEEWD is encoded by the coding sequence ATGGCACAAACGAGTGCTGCCGTCGTCGGTGGCGGCATCATGGGCGCCGGTATCGCACAGGTACTCGCACGCAGCGGCTACGAGGTGGCCGTTCGCGAGATCAACGAGGAGTTGGCAGCGGAAGCACGCGAACGGGTGATTTCGGGCAACTACGGCCTCGAGGACGCCGTCGAGGGCGGGTATCTCTCGGAAGCGGAGAAGGACGCGGTCATAGAGCGGATGACGTTCACGACGGACCTCGAGGCGGCGACAGCGGGAACCGAGTTCGTCATCGAAGCGGTCACGGAGGATCTGGCGATCAAGGGCCAGGTCTTTCGCGATCTGGACGAGGTCACGGACGACCAGCCGCTGTACTCGAACACGAGCGGGTTCGCGGTGACCTCGATCGCCAACGCCGTCTCCGACCCCTCGCGGGTCGCGGTGACGCACTTTTTCAACCCGGTCGCGGTCATGGACATGGTCGAGATCGTCAGAGCGCCCGAGACCGACGAGGCCGTCGTCGAGCGCGCCGAGAAACTCGTCGACGAACTCGACAAGACGCGGGTCACCATTGACGACGACCCCGGCTCCTACGGCTTCATCGCCAACCGCTGTCACGCGGCCATGCGCGAGGAGGCCCAGAAGATCGTCGACGAAGGCATCGCCACGGAGGAGCAGGTCGACAAGGCGCTCGAGGACGGGTACAACCTCCCAGTCGGCCCGTTTTCGTTGGCGGGTATCGGCGAGGAATGGGACTGA
- a CDS encoding acyl-CoA dehydrogenase family protein, which yields MEYHDSEKAKEVAGRVANFMNEVVIPREREALATGEDITMDEIHEMWEMAKERNLFAPQVPEEYGGQGLDFSDMLPSFEQVGRSLIGALAIRANAPQEGNMHTLEMVGTEAQKEEWLRPLVQGEIQTAFAMTEPKVGAGSDPKMLQSTAVKDGDEWVINAHKWWTSDGLGADYYLAMVRTDLDAHPYEGTSIIMVPRDADGVEVQRNIPHLGGHGITEREGGHAEVKFENVRVPVENTLGEEGEGFRIAQMRLGGGRLTHCMRYSGMAERSLDIAKAYLQEREAFGSKLEEKQALRHRIADAETRLHAARCMVRHAARELDRSDARIEVAMSKMFTANVTNETIDLALQCLGGNGIGKDLPIAHFYENVRAFRIVDGADEVHRRSIARWAFEDVDETEIENTLQFDEDLRIDALEE from the coding sequence ATGGAGTACCACGATTCCGAGAAAGCGAAGGAGGTTGCGGGCCGCGTAGCGAACTTCATGAACGAGGTCGTCATCCCGCGCGAGCGAGAGGCGCTCGCGACGGGCGAGGACATCACCATGGACGAGATCCACGAGATGTGGGAGATGGCCAAAGAAAGGAATCTGTTCGCGCCGCAGGTCCCCGAGGAGTACGGCGGCCAGGGACTCGACTTCAGCGACATGCTTCCCTCCTTCGAGCAGGTCGGGCGCTCGCTCATCGGCGCGCTCGCGATCCGTGCCAACGCGCCCCAGGAAGGAAATATGCACACCCTCGAGATGGTCGGCACGGAAGCGCAGAAAGAGGAGTGGCTCCGACCGCTCGTGCAGGGGGAGATCCAGACGGCGTTCGCGATGACCGAGCCCAAGGTCGGAGCCGGCTCCGACCCGAAGATGCTCCAGAGTACCGCCGTCAAGGACGGCGACGAGTGGGTCATCAACGCCCACAAGTGGTGGACCTCCGACGGGCTCGGCGCTGACTACTACCTGGCGATGGTTCGAACCGACCTCGACGCCCATCCGTACGAGGGAACATCTATCATTATGGTGCCGCGCGACGCCGACGGCGTCGAAGTCCAGCGGAACATCCCACACCTCGGCGGACACGGCATCACCGAACGCGAAGGTGGCCACGCCGAGGTAAAGTTCGAAAACGTCCGCGTCCCCGTCGAGAACACGCTCGGCGAGGAAGGCGAGGGGTTCCGGATCGCCCAGATGCGACTGGGCGGCGGGCGGCTCACCCACTGCATGCGCTATTCCGGGATGGCCGAACGCTCGCTCGACATCGCGAAGGCCTACCTCCAGGAGCGCGAGGCCTTCGGCTCGAAACTCGAGGAGAAACAGGCGCTGCGCCACCGCATCGCCGACGCCGAGACGCGACTGCACGCCGCCCGCTGTATGGTCCGTCACGCCGCGCGCGAACTCGACCGCAGCGACGCCCGCATCGAGGTCGCGATGTCGAAGATGTTCACCGCGAACGTCACCAACGAGACCATCGACCTCGCGCTGCAGTGTCTGGGCGGCAACGGGATCGGCAAGGACCTGCCTATCGCCCACTTCTACGAGAACGTCCGCGCGTTCCGCATCGTCGACGGGGCCGACGAGGTCCACCGCCGCTCGATCGCCCGCTGGGCGTTCGAGGATGTCGACGAAACCGAGATCGAGAACACCCTGCAGTTCGACGAGGACCTGCGGATCGACGCGCTCGAGGAGTGA